Within the uncultured Draconibacterium sp. genome, the region GTGGTTTTGGTAACTACAAAACACGGAAAACCAGGAAAAACATCTGTTTCACTTGCGGCTAACTTTGGATTTCAACAAGTACCAGACGAAGGTCGCCCGGATATGATGAATGCAACAGAATTTGCAACCTTTAAAAAAGAGTCGCTGGAAGATTTAGGTCTGGCTGTTCCTGAAGTGTGGCAAAATCCATCGAAATATGGAGCAGGTACGGATTTTTATGATGAACTATTACGCGTTGCTCCAATGCAAGACTATAGTTTAAGTTTTAGCGGAAGTGGCGAAAACTCTAGTACTACTGCTGTAATTGGCTATTTGAATCAAGATGGTGTAATCAAAAATTCGGAGTATGTTAGATACTCGTTGCGGATAAATTCTGATTTTAAAATTGGAGAAAAAGTAAAAACAGGTTTTAGTGTTGCTCCTACATATATTAACCAAAGTGGGCCAAACACAGATGGTATTAATTGGGGTGAAGGATTGCTCGCAAATGCTTTATCAACATGGCCAATTTTCGATCCATATGATAATGAAGGAAATATGGTTCCTAACTTTTTTGAGCCAACTACCGGAACTCGTATGTCTAATCCTCTTTGGGAAGTAGAACAGCGAATTCGTGAAACTAAAACAATGCGTTTATTATCAAGTGCATTTGCACAGTACGAGCCTATCTCTGATTTGATTATAAAAACATCAATAAATTATCAATATTCCAATACTAAATTTAACCGTATTACTCCTTCAACTGTTGGGGCAACAACTCCATCTATGCCAAGTGCAGTAATTCGTAAATCGGGTTATAACACATGGTTAAATGAAAACACTGTAACTTATAAAAAGTCATTTGGCGATCATAATTTCAATGTATTGGGTGGTATGACCATTCAGAAATTTATGATGGAAATGGATCAGATAACTTATCAGGGATTTGCTGATGACAGAGTACCAACAATTGCGGCTGCTCAAGATATTGTAAGAAGTGCACACTGGTTAACAGGGGCAACTACTTATAACGATATTCAGGATTGGAGTATGATGTCGTATTTAGCACGTTTAAATTATAATTACAAAAATAGATATTTACTCTCGGTTGCTGTTCGTTCTGATGGTTCATCTCGTTTTGGCGAAGATAACAGGTGGGGTAGTTTCCCATCAGCATCGATAGGTTGGATTGCTTCAGATGAAGATTTTATGAGCGATTTTGAAAAATTGTCGTTGTTAAAAATACGTGCTTCCTATGGTGTAGTAGGTAATAATAATATTGGTAACTATACACAATATGCTTCTGTAAGTTCTGGGGCTGCTGCAAACAATGCAATTTTTGGAAACTCTCTTTACAGTGGAGCTGTTCAAACTTCGTTGCCTAATTCTGGTTTAACCTGGGAAAAAACAAAAGAATATGACTTTGGTTTTGATGCCGGTTTCTTTAATAACCGAATCAATGTAACCTACGATTATTACAATAGAAGAACTTCAAGTTTATTGTATAGTGTAAGCGTAGCTCAAGAGTCTGGTTTTAGTTCTTTTATGGCAAACATTGGCGAGCTTAAATTCTGGGGACATGAATTTATGATTAATACTAAAAACTTAACTGGTCAGTTTGAATGGAATACTTCATTTAATATTTCATTTACAGACAACGAAGTGGTTTCGCTTGCAGGAGATATCGATCGTATTTACAGTAGTTTATTTGATGCAAATATTACTCAGGTTGGTGAAAAAATTGGTCTCTTATATGGTATGGTTTGGGATGGTGTTTACGACGATCAGGAAGAATTTGAGAACAGTCCTAAAGCTGTGGCATCAGAAGTCGGAACAATTAAATATAAAGATATTGGTGGAGGTCCTAATGGAGAGCCAGATGGTATTATTACTCATGGTGGAGATAATGATGACCGTACGGTAATTGGTGATCCAACTCCAAAATTTACTTATGGTATTACTAATAATTTCTCGTATAAAAATGTCGATTTGTCTATTGTTATGGCAGGAGCATATGGTCACGATCTTATAATTTGGTCAGATCAATCGTTAGCAAACCTTGATGGTAACTATAATCTTTACAGAGATGTTAAAGACAGATGGCGTTCTGAAAGTAATCCTGGTGCAGGAAAATATGGTAAAACAACATCGGGAACAGCTAATGAACGTGATTGGCCAAGTTCTCGATTTGTTGACGATGCAAGTTATTTAACCATTAAAAACCTTACGTTAGGATATACAGTTCCAAGTAAATTATTTAGCAATTTCCGTGTATTTATGAGTATTCAGCAATTGTATACTTTTTCAAAATATAGAGGAGCTAATCCTGAGTCAAGTAACTCTTTTTATTCTGGTAACTCAACCGGAGCTCTTTCTCTTGGAAGCGATTTTGCAAGTTATCCAGTACCAAGAACTATATCTTTTGGTTTAAATATCGGACTATAAGCCATTAATAATCGTAATGAAAAAAAATAAAAATATTGATATGAAAAGCAAGATAATTTTAATAGGAATATTAGGTATGTTTTTGATGTCGTGCGGTGATGATTTCTTAACTCTACCTTCAGAAACTGCTTTGACTGATGATATATTTTACGAAACACAGGCAGATATTGAAGCTGCGGTAAACGCCGTATATGCTCCTTTACGAGCATTGTACACCGGAAGTGCTGCTACAAGTAATGGCGCAAATGCTGCTTATATTATGGGCGAAACACATTCGGATAATGCTCGTTATATTGTAAATCCATTATTTAGAGCTACTGAAAACCAGGAGCAGGTTGCCGATTTTATTCAACAGGCATCAAACAGCGTTTCTACTTTTAAATATCGTCAGAATTATCAGGTAATTGCAGCGGCTAATAAAACTATTGCAACTGTTGATGAGGCTGAAATAGAAAGTGAAACAACAAGAAGCAATTTAAAAGGACAGGCATTGTGCCTGAGAGCTTTCTCTTATTTTGATTTGGTACAGTATTTTGGATCAGTTCCGCTGCACCTCGAGCCTGTAACTACTTTCGAGGGAACTGCACTTCCTTTGGCTTCAACCGAAGAGTTGTATACGCAAATAATCACTGATTTAACGCAGGCGATTGATCTGCTTCCAACAAAAAGTAACCAAACAGAACTAGGACGAGTGACCAAGGGAACAGTTCAAATGATTTTGGCCAACGTATACATGGTTCAGAAAGATTATGCAGCTGCCGAAACCGTGCTTAAAGCAATTGTTGCTTCTGGCGAATATGCTTTAATGTCTGACTATGCTGCTGTTTTCGATCCGGCAAATAAGAATAATTCAGAGTCTATTTTTGAGATTCAGTACCGCCAGGGAACCGATGGTTACTCCAGTACATTCTTTTACGGAATGGTACCACGTCCGATGGATCAAAATACAATTGCGGAGTTAACTTCAGTAGGTGATCCGTTACCGATTGCCGATGCAACCATGTGTACTCCTTCTCCAGACCTTATTGCCGCCTATGAAGATGGAGACCTTAGAAAAGATGCTACTATTGATTATGCACCGGATTTGTACGGAACCGTATTTCCGTTCTGTAAAAAATACCTGCACCCACATCAGTATCTAAATAATACTGATGATAACTGGCCGGTATACAGATATGCAGAAGTATTATTGTTTATGGCAGAAGCTATTAATGAGCAAGGAAAACCGGTAAGTGACGCATTAGCATATATCAACAGCCCGGTTGGAAACAGCCCGGTAAGTATTCGGGAAAGAGCTGGTTTAGAACCTATCGTTGCAGGTTCTCAAGAAGAGCTAAGAGAAGCAATTGCTCAGGAACGCAGAGTTGAGTTTGCTTTTGAGGCAAAACGTTGGCTTGATTTGGCAAGAACAGGTAAAGCTGTTGAGGTAATTTCAGCTTACGGAGCAAGAGTAAAATCTGATCCTGCTGCTTACTATTTCCCAACTGGGTATACTCCTCCAGCATCTGCTTTCAGCCAAATAGACCTGGTATGGCCGTTGCCAGCAGCAGAAGCAATGTATAACCCTTATTTTTAAGGTACACAAGATTTAGTAATTAAGATAAAAAGACTGTTCCGAAGGCCGTTTTGGTTGGAGGAACAGTCTGCTTTTCTCAGATTTAAAAGTCTACCAAGCCAATCTTTAAAAGCAATTAAGCAACCATTTCTGGTTATCAGTTATTAAATGTTCTATCAACGAGCTAAGACTTATAAAATGAAAAAGACAATAATACTTTTTGCATTTTGCCTCTCAAAAGTTGTTGTTTTTGCCAAATGAATGATCAATCATGACTAAAGAGTTACGAAGTTCTACCTTATCAGTTGCAGGATACGGTTTATTAGGAGAACTCATTACGAAATATGTGAACGACTAAAAGTTCCTGAAAAAGAAGTAAAGTCGTTAGAAGAAATAACAAACTTAAAGAAAATTAAACCGATTTATTGTAGTATTATTTAGCTTATCTTAATATTTATTCCGAAGAATCTGTAAGTCCTTTTTAATGAGTTAATACCCAACTGGAATTATGATTGCAGAAATAACTGTATAAAGATAGCTTAAGGTCTATAATTGAATAGGTTATATGTGTCATATAACACAAAAAAAGGTTTAATCCCGATTAAGCTTTTGTGCATTATGGAGGTCTAATCTTTCAATATCGTTTTTTAGTAAGAAGGAATCAACCAAATAAGAACTGAATTAAAATGAAATTAAACTGGATTTTCGAAGAGCATACTGAATTCATGAATTGCACTGAGTAAGTGTATAATGTCCTGAATTCAACATGTTTAAGAGAGTTTTGGTAGAAATTAATAGTTACTCATAAGTTATAGTTTAGAACTGTTTAGTTAGTGATATTCCGGCAGGCAATACCTGCCGGAATTCCAAACAAAAATTGAGGATTAACGAATTTCAAAAAAATATAAACTAATGAAATTACTTACAACCTTACTGGCAGTAGTATTGTGCACAATGATGGTAAATTCATTGCAAGCACAAAAGTTAACTGCAGAGAACGTAGACGAGATCGTAAAAGCAATGACGCTGGAAGAAAAAGCAAAATTGCTGGTTGGTGCACGAAACAGAATGTTTGGTGGCGGTGCTGCCATTGGTAATACCGAGGTTTTGGTGCCGGGAGCAGCCGGAACTACTCAGGGAGTTGAACGTTTGGGAATTCCCGCAACCGTTCTTTCTGACGGACCTGCAGGGTTAAGGATCAGTCCGACTCGCGAGGGTGATTCGGATACTTATTACTGTACCGGATTTCCGGTTGGAACTTGTTTATCATCGAGCTGGAATACTGAATTGGTTACGAATGTTGGTAAAACAATAGGAAACGAAGTACTGGAATATGGTGCTGATGTTTTGCTGGCTCCGGGAATGAATATTCACCGCAATCCGCTTTGTGGCCGCAACTTCGAGTACTATTCTGAAGATCCTGTGTTGACAGGTAAAATTGCTGCGGCTTACGTAAACGGAATTCAAAGTAATGGTGTGGGGACATCGGTAAAACACTTTGTGGCCAACAATCAGGAAACCAACCGTACCGGTAACGATTCGCAGGTGTCGCAAAGAGCACTTCGCGAGATCTACCTGAAAGGATTCGAGATTGCGATTAAAGAAGCAAAACCATGGACCGTAATGTCATCTTACAATAAGTTGAATGGTGAATTTACACAGGAAAGTCATGGTTTGCTGACCACCGTTTTACGCGATGAGTGGGGATTCGAAGGAATTGTAATGACCGACTGGATTGGTCAGCGTAATACTGCCGCTCAAGTACATGCCGGAAACGACTTAATGGAACCGGGAATGCCAGTGCAAAGCGAAGAAATTGTAGCAAAAGTGAACAGCGGAGAATTGAGCATTGAAGATGTCGACCGCAATGTAACCCGCATGTTGAATTACATTGTAAAAACACCTCGTTTTAAAGGATATGAATATTCCAATAAACCGGATTTAAAAGCACATGCCGCTGTAACCCGCCAGTCGGCTACCGAAGGAATGGTTTTACTGAAAAATAATAACGAAACACTCCCGATGGCCGATGCGAAAAACATTGCATTGTTTGGTGTAACATCGTACGATTTTATTGCCGGTGGTACCGGATCGGGCGACGTAAACAAAGCTTATGTAATCGATCTGGAACAAGGACTAAATAATGTTGGTTTTAGCGTTCAGGAAGAATTAAAAGACTTGTACGAAAAATACAAAGCATACATGCGCGCCAAACAGGCAAGTGAAACATCGGGCAGAAACTGGTTTATGGGACGTGGAGTTCTTCCGGAAATGCCTGTTGCCAAAATGTTTGTGGAGAAACAAGCTGCAAATTCCGACATCGCCGTAGTTACCATTGGAAGAAACTCGGGTGAAGGCGGCGACCGTAAAATTCCTGCCGATTTTAATATCACCGAAGACGAGCGTCAGTTGTTGAACGATGTTTGCGATGCTTTCCACGCTGTGGGTAAAAAAGTAGTGGTTATTTTAAATGTTGGGGGTGTAATTGAAACCGCTTCATGGAAAGATTTACCGGACGCTATTTTACTGGCATGGCAACCAGGTCAGGAAGGTGGTAACTCTGTTGCTGATGTTTTGAAAGGAACAGCGAATCCATCGGGTAAATTACCAATGACTTTCCCAATTGCAGTTATGGATCATCCATCTTCAATTAATTTCCCATACGATTACAGTCCTCAGCCACAGCGCGGATTTTTTGGCCGCCAGCAAAGTGTAAAAGATGTGGATTACACCGTTTACGAAGAGGATATTTACGTGGGCTATCGTTACTTTAAAACTATCGGTGAAACGGTTTCTTACCCGTTTGGATACGGTTTGAGTTACACAGATTTTGAATATGGTCAACCTAAAATTTCGAAAAAAGGCGATGTGTTTACTGCAACTGTTTCAGTGAAAAACATTGGTGAAACTGCCGGGAAACAGGTTGTTGAACTTTATGTAACGGCTCCTGACGGCAAATTGGAAAAACCGGCTTGCGAATTGAAAGCTTTTGCAAAAACCAAAGAACTGGCTCCGGGTGAAAGCGAAACAGTAACACTGACTTTCGATACTTACGCTTTGGCCTCGTACGATGAAGCACAACACTCGTGGGTTACCGATGCCGGCGATTACACTGCAAAATTCGGAACTTCAGTAAACGATATTTTCTCAACAGTTGATTTTAAAGTTAGTGCCTTAAAAATTGAGGTAAACGACACTTTAAATCCAAAAGTTGAGATCAATAAGCTGTCACTCAAATAGAAGAATACTATGAACATTCGAAAATCTATTATAACCGTTGCAATTTTATTGTTAAGCTTGTGTTCTTTCGCGCAACCACAAAAAACGCAAGAAAGGCCCGGGCCAATTACCCGTCCGATGATTGTTGAGATAGCTAAAAACACCTATTTCATCAACGAGTTTGGAATGAACGCCATGTATGTTCTGGTGGGGGACAAAAGTGCACTGGTTATCGATACAGGAACAGGTTTCTGCGATTTTAAAGGCATTGTAGAAAAGTTAACTGATCTGCCTTACAAAGTGGTTTTGACACATGGTCATCCCGATCATGCCGGTGGAATCAATCAGTTCGAAACCGTATACATGAACCTTGCTGACACCGCAATGGCAACGCATATTCCATACGAGCAAAAAGCGGAATACGGCGATATCATGCGGAGAATGGGCATTGGTTACAAAGATGTTTGGGGTTACATTAAAGAAGATGTGATTACAAGCACCGAATTGCCCGAAATCAAGCCAATTGAAGACGAACAGGTTTTTGATCTGGGTAACCGAAAAGTTACCGCGTATTATGCGCCGGGTCACTCGCCGGGTTGCACAGCGTTTCTTGATCCTACAACTAAAATTCTGTTCTCGGGCGACGCTGCCAACGGTAATGTTGGTACACGACTGCCGGTAAGCCAAACGCTTCGTTATTTGGTTCGCCTGAAAGAACTACAGCCACAGTACGACAGAATGTTTACCGGTCATATTTCTTATGCCGGAACCATTGATGTGTATTCGCAAAAACTGGACGTTTTAGATGATATTATCGAAGCTTTCCGGTCGATTTTACGTGGCGATGCGGAAGTGAAAGAAGTTCAGAATCACCTTTTCCCTGAAATGAAAAATACCGTGGCTGTTTACGGACAGGCAAGTGTTGGTTTCGATCCCAAAAATTTGTGGGAAGAAGGCAAGGAACATAAAATTTACTAAAAGGAGCCGCTATGAAAAATGTACGTTTCACAATCATTGCAGTTGCACACATACGGAAAACTTTTGTATTCAAAATAACCTAAATATTTACTGATGAACCGTAATAGAAAAAATCAAATTATGAAATCATTAATACCCACGCTTATTGTGTTAATAGGCTTGGGATTACCCGCTTGTCAGGAGTCCATAAATGAAGAAGGAATTGCCCTGGAACAAGGATTTAATAATGTGCCCGAAGCGGCCAAACCACGTGTGTGGTGGCACTGGATGGGCGGAAACGTGGCCTGGGAAGGAGCAAAAGCCGATATGGACTGGATGACACGAGTTGGAATTGGCGGTCTGCAATGTTTCCACGCCGGAATGGGGCAGGGACCCGAGAATTCGGTGGTTGAAAATTACTATCCATACATGTCGGATGGCTGGAAATCGGCTTTTGCAAAATCAGCAGCTTATGCCGATGAACTCGGGCTGGAATTTGCAACCGCAGCATCACCGGGCTGGAGTGAAACCGGTGGCCCGTGGGTTGAACCCGAGGATGGTATGAAAAAAATGGTTTACGCCGTTACTACAGTTGAAGGAGGAAAACCATACACTGGGATTTTAAATCATCCGCCGGTTGTAACCGGAGTTTATCAAACCAGTACCGGTGGATCTGGTCACCAGGGAAATATGGGAGCAGAAAAGCCTCAGTTGTATAAAGACCAAAAAGTACTCGCTTTTCAGGTTGCAGAAGATGAAATTCTTCCAACGCCAAAAATTACCGCAAGTGGTGGTCGGTTAAGTGCAGCAGTTCTTTCAGATGGTTTTTATGATCATGCAGGAATTACACTTCCGGCAGCAAAAGAAGAAGGCGGAATTTCCTGGATTCAATTTGATTTTGGAAAACCGGTTACCGTAAGAGGACTGGTTTTATCAGCTCAGGCTCGTGGTCCGGTGGGTTATAAACTGGAATCGAGCAACGACGGATCGAACTGGACAGATACAGGTGCCGACATTCGTGGAGGAGGCGTGGCTCACACCAACTCTGTTGATAATGTAAATGCACGATATTTCCGTTTTGTAAGTATAAAACAACCACCTTCACCACCGGCTCCGTGGTTCCGTTGGTCATTTGGACCACCACCACCTGCTCCGGCAGCGATTAATTTTACCGAATTGACTTTGTTGGGAACTCCAACCGTTCATTCGTTTGAACAAAAAGCAGCCTATTTCTCTGATCATTCAAGCAGAGGCTATTTTGATTTACCAAGCGGATCAGAAGGAACAGCTATAAAAACTTCTGAAGTATTGGATTTAACCGATAAACTGAACGAAGACGGAACATTGAGCTGGACACCTCCTGCAGGACAGTGGATGGTGCTCCGTGTAGGTTATTCGCTTACCGGTGCTCAAAACCGTCCGGCGGCTCCTGAAGCAACCGGTTTAGAAGTGGATAAACTTGACTCAGCAGCGGTAAAACGTTATATGGATTATTACATCGATATGTATCGCGAAGCTGCAGACGGCCTTGTTGGTGAGAAAGGATTACACGCTTTGATGTTCGACAGCTGGGAATCTGGTTTTGCCAACTGGACACCAAAAATATTGGAAGGTTTTGAAGAGAATATTGGTTACGATCCTACTCCGTGGGTACCTGCACTGGCAGGTTACGTTGTGGAAAGTCCGGAGAAAACAGACAAGTTTTTGTACGATTGGCGCCGCAATATTCAGTTGATGTTAAAACAACATCACTACGATTTCCTTACCCGTTATTTGCATGAAATTGGCATGATCCGCTACGGTGAAGCGCACGAAGC harbors:
- a CDS encoding MBL fold metallo-hydrolase, producing MNIRKSIITVAILLLSLCSFAQPQKTQERPGPITRPMIVEIAKNTYFINEFGMNAMYVLVGDKSALVIDTGTGFCDFKGIVEKLTDLPYKVVLTHGHPDHAGGINQFETVYMNLADTAMATHIPYEQKAEYGDIMRRMGIGYKDVWGYIKEDVITSTELPEIKPIEDEQVFDLGNRKVTAYYAPGHSPGCTAFLDPTTKILFSGDAANGNVGTRLPVSQTLRYLVRLKELQPQYDRMFTGHISYAGTIDVYSQKLDVLDDIIEAFRSILRGDAEVKEVQNHLFPEMKNTVAVYGQASVGFDPKNLWEEGKEHKIY
- a CDS encoding TonB-dependent receptor, which translates into the protein MKKKPEALGKLYPFAKKMMLIMRLTIFLVLVSVLASTASVYSQTTKLTVKVKNSRIAEVFDAIEQQSDFYFFYNRDLFDDNQIVSVDMEGKTVEEILNELFDSKSVTYEVVDSNILIKTVEEKVRESNTTAPQEKPVSGKISDKSGEPLPGVTVVVKGTTNGTITDFDGNYTITNVPAGATLQYSFVGMRAQEIVVGDQSVINITMEEETIGLEEVVAVGYGTQSKRVVTGSIQSVDSEELSDMPVTTTAQKLQGKLSGVQISQTSGAPGEGMKVRVRGQASLTAGSDPLYVVDGFPINGDISFLNPNEIESISVLKDASSAALYGSRAANGVVLVTTKHGKPGKTSVSLAANFGFQQVPDEGRPDMMNATEFATFKKESLEDLGLAVPEVWQNPSKYGAGTDFYDELLRVAPMQDYSLSFSGSGENSSTTAVIGYLNQDGVIKNSEYVRYSLRINSDFKIGEKVKTGFSVAPTYINQSGPNTDGINWGEGLLANALSTWPIFDPYDNEGNMVPNFFEPTTGTRMSNPLWEVEQRIRETKTMRLLSSAFAQYEPISDLIIKTSINYQYSNTKFNRITPSTVGATTPSMPSAVIRKSGYNTWLNENTVTYKKSFGDHNFNVLGGMTIQKFMMEMDQITYQGFADDRVPTIAAAQDIVRSAHWLTGATTYNDIQDWSMMSYLARLNYNYKNRYLLSVAVRSDGSSRFGEDNRWGSFPSASIGWIASDEDFMSDFEKLSLLKIRASYGVVGNNNIGNYTQYASVSSGAAANNAIFGNSLYSGAVQTSLPNSGLTWEKTKEYDFGFDAGFFNNRINVTYDYYNRRTSSLLYSVSVAQESGFSSFMANIGELKFWGHEFMINTKNLTGQFEWNTSFNISFTDNEVVSLAGDIDRIYSSLFDANITQVGEKIGLLYGMVWDGVYDDQEEFENSPKAVASEVGTIKYKDIGGGPNGEPDGIITHGGDNDDRTVIGDPTPKFTYGITNNFSYKNVDLSIVMAGAYGHDLIIWSDQSLANLDGNYNLYRDVKDRWRSESNPGAGKYGKTTSGTANERDWPSSRFVDDASYLTIKNLTLGYTVPSKLFSNFRVFMSIQQLYTFSKYRGANPESSNSFYSGNSTGALSLGSDFASYPVPRTISFGLNIGL
- a CDS encoding RagB/SusD family nutrient uptake outer membrane protein, which encodes MKSKIILIGILGMFLMSCGDDFLTLPSETALTDDIFYETQADIEAAVNAVYAPLRALYTGSAATSNGANAAYIMGETHSDNARYIVNPLFRATENQEQVADFIQQASNSVSTFKYRQNYQVIAAANKTIATVDEAEIESETTRSNLKGQALCLRAFSYFDLVQYFGSVPLHLEPVTTFEGTALPLASTEELYTQIITDLTQAIDLLPTKSNQTELGRVTKGTVQMILANVYMVQKDYAAAETVLKAIVASGEYALMSDYAAVFDPANKNNSESIFEIQYRQGTDGYSSTFFYGMVPRPMDQNTIAELTSVGDPLPIADATMCTPSPDLIAAYEDGDLRKDATIDYAPDLYGTVFPFCKKYLHPHQYLNNTDDNWPVYRYAEVLLFMAEAINEQGKPVSDALAYINSPVGNSPVSIRERAGLEPIVAGSQEELREAIAQERRVEFAFEAKRWLDLARTGKAVEVISAYGARVKSDPAAYYFPTGYTPPASAFSQIDLVWPLPAAEAMYNPYF
- a CDS encoding glycoside hydrolase family 3 C-terminal domain-containing protein — protein: MKLLTTLLAVVLCTMMVNSLQAQKLTAENVDEIVKAMTLEEKAKLLVGARNRMFGGGAAIGNTEVLVPGAAGTTQGVERLGIPATVLSDGPAGLRISPTREGDSDTYYCTGFPVGTCLSSSWNTELVTNVGKTIGNEVLEYGADVLLAPGMNIHRNPLCGRNFEYYSEDPVLTGKIAAAYVNGIQSNGVGTSVKHFVANNQETNRTGNDSQVSQRALREIYLKGFEIAIKEAKPWTVMSSYNKLNGEFTQESHGLLTTVLRDEWGFEGIVMTDWIGQRNTAAQVHAGNDLMEPGMPVQSEEIVAKVNSGELSIEDVDRNVTRMLNYIVKTPRFKGYEYSNKPDLKAHAAVTRQSATEGMVLLKNNNETLPMADAKNIALFGVTSYDFIAGGTGSGDVNKAYVIDLEQGLNNVGFSVQEELKDLYEKYKAYMRAKQASETSGRNWFMGRGVLPEMPVAKMFVEKQAANSDIAVVTIGRNSGEGGDRKIPADFNITEDERQLLNDVCDAFHAVGKKVVVILNVGGVIETASWKDLPDAILLAWQPGQEGGNSVADVLKGTANPSGKLPMTFPIAVMDHPSSINFPYDYSPQPQRGFFGRQQSVKDVDYTVYEEDIYVGYRYFKTIGETVSYPFGYGLSYTDFEYGQPKISKKGDVFTATVSVKNIGETAGKQVVELYVTAPDGKLEKPACELKAFAKTKELAPGESETVTLTFDTYALASYDEAQHSWVTDAGDYTAKFGTSVNDIFSTVDFKVSALKIEVNDTLNPKVEINKLSLK
- a CDS encoding glycosyl hydrolase; the protein is MKSLIPTLIVLIGLGLPACQESINEEGIALEQGFNNVPEAAKPRVWWHWMGGNVAWEGAKADMDWMTRVGIGGLQCFHAGMGQGPENSVVENYYPYMSDGWKSAFAKSAAYADELGLEFATAASPGWSETGGPWVEPEDGMKKMVYAVTTVEGGKPYTGILNHPPVVTGVYQTSTGGSGHQGNMGAEKPQLYKDQKVLAFQVAEDEILPTPKITASGGRLSAAVLSDGFYDHAGITLPAAKEEGGISWIQFDFGKPVTVRGLVLSAQARGPVGYKLESSNDGSNWTDTGADIRGGGVAHTNSVDNVNARYFRFVSIKQPPSPPAPWFRWSFGPPPPAPAAINFTELTLLGTPTVHSFEQKAAYFSDHSSRGYFDLPSGSEGTAIKTSEVLDLTDKLNEDGTLSWTPPAGQWMVLRVGYSLTGAQNRPAAPEATGLEVDKLDSAAVKRYMDYYIDMYREAADGLVGEKGLHALMFDSWESGFANWTPKILEGFEENIGYDPTPWVPALAGYVVESPEKTDKFLYDWRRNIQLMLKQHHYDFLTRYLHEIGMIRYGEAHEAGFATMGEGMEMKQTADIPMGAMWMHHEPGYMEGNYFNDNQESASVAHIYGQNIAATESFTGGPAYGTAPWDLKSTADAILLSGSNRFVIHTSAHQPITRGPGVTLGVGQMFSRNETWAEQSKVWIDYLSRSSYMLQAGKAANDIALFYGEESSMTAIYGNDFKLLPDGYRYDFVSADVVMNMLSVENGALTTESGMNYKAIYLGRGATKMTLPVLKKMKDFVEQGAVVIGTRPEGSPSLADDPAEVKEVLDILWPGDAVASVGEGKVFNTDDSGAAFKEIGLEPDFTYESPVADSDVMFLHRKLNNGGIYFVASQTDNVETIEASFRISGYKAELWDPATGKISPVSYSFDGERTNVTIPLDSFGSIFVVFREKTKQSSVSLPVSIETVVTQLEGPWQVEFQAERGAPASANFDKLIDFRESADEGIKYFSGIATYKKSVDVAQETIDNGDVVIDLGLVNNLAEVWVNGQLAGTTWKPPYRVDITDFVTAGSNEIEIKAVNTWVNRLIGDAQPGVSDDEKITLTTRPFYRANSPLVPAGLMGPVEIMSLATN